The Streptococcus sanguinis genome contains the following window.
TTTCGAGCCCGCGAGCGAATCTCTGTAATCCGAATCCCTGGTGTATCATCGATATAAATACTAGCATTGGCCAGATTAGCCGTCGCAATGGTATACTTCTGCCACTCTTCATCTGTCAGTTGCCCCGTACGAATAGAGTGAGAGTTAATCACCCCTTCTGAAGCCAACATCCGGTCCACCAAGCTTTCCGCTCCCATTTCCAGAGAGAAAATGGCTACAGTCTTATCCAGCTTGGTTCCGATATTTTGAGCAATATTAAGGGCAAAGGCTGTCTTTCCGACCGCTGGTCGGGCCGCCAAAATGATTAATTCTTCCTCATGCAGACCAGTCGTCATCTTGTCCAGCTCACGATAGCCAGTCGCAATCCCAGTGATATCTGATGTCTGCAGAGACCGAGCCTCCAGATTGCCAAAGTTAAGATTCAGCACATCACGGATATTTTTAAAGCCACTGCGGTTGGCTGTTTCGCTGACATCAATCAGAGCTTTTTCAGCTCCGGCAATAATTTCCTCTGACAGACGGTCACCATCGTAGGCTTGATTGATAGACTCTGTCAGACGCGAAATCAGCCGTCTTAGAATAGCCTTTTCTGCAACGATTTTAGCATAGTATTCAGCATTGGCAGATGTTGGCACAGAATTAACCACTTCCACCAAGTAGCTGAGACCGCCGATATTCTGCAAGTCACCCTGACTGTCCAAAATATTGCGAACAGTCGTTGCATCAATGGCATCGCCGCGGTCAGCAAGGTCAATCATAGCCTTGAAAATCAAACGATTGGCATACTTAAAGAAGTCAGCAGGCTCGATATACTCACGAACAAAGACCAGTTTGCTCTCATCAATGAAAATGGCTCCTAAGACGGACTGCTCCGCTAAAATATCCTGAGGCTGAGCTCGGAGTTCATCAATCTCTGCCATCGGTAAATCCTTCCTTCAAATCACTATTATCCTTCTTTAACCCGCAAACGAATCACCCCAGTTATATCCTGATAAATTTTCACTGGAACATCTATCAGACCAATGGAGCGAATCGGTGAGTCCACCTTAATATGGCGTTTATCGATCTTGATACCGAATTGTTTCTGCAGCTCTTCTGCTATTTTCTTGCTGGTAATAGAGCCAAAGGTGCGGCCATCCGGACCAACTTTTTCAGTAAATTCAACAAGAGTAGCTTCTTCTGCTAACTTAGTCTTAATAGCCTGAGCTTCTGCCACTAGTTCTGCGTGGGCTTTTTCTTCAGACTTTTGCTTACCGCGCAGTTCACCGATAGCCTGCGCTGTTGCTTCCTTGGCTAAGTTTTTCTTAATCAAAAAATTTTGAGCATAGCCAGTCGGCATTTCCTTGATTTCGCCTTTTTTGCCTTTACCTTTTACATCTGCTAAAAAAATTACTTTCATCCTTTTTTCTCCTCGTCTATTATTACTTCCTCTTTAATGACTTGGTCCATAATTTCTTGATTCAGCGACTGAAGGACCTCAGAAACTGTTTTACCTTCAATTTGAGCTGCAGCCAGATTGAAATGGCCGCCACCGCCCAGCTTTTCCATAATTCGCTGAACGTTGATCTTGCTGCGACTGCGAGCTGAAATAGACACATAGCCTTTGGTATTCTTGCTCACGACAAAAGTAGCTTCAATCCCTGACATGGACAGCATGGTATCAGCTGCCTTACTGATGACAACCGTATCATAAGTGTTCTCCTCTGGACCAGCTGCTACAATGACATTTGGCAAAATCTTCTTGCCGTTTAAAATCAGTTCATTAATCGCACGATAATCCTCAAAATTCGTAGCGGAAATATCCTGAATCACAACACTGTCACTGCCCCTAGTCCGTAGATAGCTGGCCACATCAAAGGTCCGACTGGTAACTCGAGATGAAAATCCTTTCGTGTCAAGCATAATACCCGCCATGAGAAGGCTGGCTTGCATCTTACTGAGACGGTTCTTTTTAGAATTCTGGAACTGAATCAGCTCCGTTACCAATTCACTGGCACTGCTAGCCCCACTTTCGATATAGGCAATCACAGCATTTTCCGGAAAATCTTCATCACGACGATGGTGGTCGACTACGATAATCTGACTGAATTGATCAAAGAAATCCTTAGACAGCGTCAGAGATATTTTGGAGTGGTCAACCATAATCAAAAGCGAACGATTGGTCACCATATTTACTGCTTCAGAAAGTGGCACTAGATAGTCAGCCCCTTCCTGCTGGAGCTTTGTAATGGAGCGCTCAATGTCAGAAGCCATCTGGGACGGATCATAGACCACATAAGCTTTCTCAATGATGTTACTAGCAAAGAGCTGCATACCAAGAGAAGAACCCAAGGCATCCATATCCAGATTTTTATGTCCGACTATAAAGACCTGATCCACACTCTTAATCTTATCGGAGATCGCAGTCATCATAGCTCGAGTACGGGTGCGCGTCCGCTTAACAGCTGACGCCGTTCCTCCACCAAAGAAAATTGGGTTCATGTTGTCATTATTTTCTTTGACAACAGCTTGATCCCCACCGCGAACTTCAGCTAAGTTGAGGTTGAGCAGAGCGACCCGACCGATTTCATCATGATTGCCATCACCATATGAAAAGCCCATACTGAGTGTCAGCGACAGCTCTCGATTTTTAGCTTCCGTCCGGAATTGATCAATGATAGAAAATTTATTTTCCATCAGCTGTTCCAACACCGTGTAATCTGTAAAAAGATAGAACCGATCCATGCCAACCCGACGGTAAAACATGTGAAACTGCTCAGAAAATTCTGCTACGAAGTTGGCCACAAAGCTATTGATATGACTGATATCTGTGTCAGAAACGACATCTTCCAAATCATCATAATTATCCACCGAGATAATCCCGATTACCGGCCGCGTTGTCACCAGACCAACGGTAGCTTCGTATTCATTGGATGCATCAAAAAAATAAAACACACTGGATGCACGGTCCAAGTAAACTGAATATTTCTTGTCTCCAACCGTAGCATAATGACCAGAGTCTGAATAAGCAACCTTCATGATATTCTTGAGCATATCAGCATCAAAATCACCATCTTCGGTTGTAAAAATCAATTCTGCATAGGGATTAAACCACTCTACATCACCATTATCTTCACTGATTTTAATGACACCAACTGGCATCTTATCCAGCAAGGAAGCGAGGCTCCCTTCTGCCTGATGATTGACATAATGAATCTGCTCAATCTCATCTAGCTCGGATACTCTCTGTTGCTGGATAAAAAGCACAATCAAAAGAGCCAGCACAAGCATGAGAGCAGCTAGCATGGCCAAACTATCACCAAAAAGCCTCAGACAGATGGCTAAGATTATAAAGGAAATTAGACCCGCCATCGCCAAGTGAATTGGGGCAAAACGAAATTTTTTCATCATAGACCTCTTATTCCGCCATTTTACCATAAATCCTAGAAAAAAGCGAATTTCTCCCAATAAGTAAAGCATTTAAGAAGGGTAAAACAGCCTTTCAAAGTTTACAACTTTGTAAATCGCTTGTAAATTTACACAAAAAGGCTGCTTCCCAAAGGAAACTAAGCCTTTTACAAGAGTTACTTCGCTTGATTTTTAGAAATGCTTCTAGACTTGCCTTCTAAGTAAACCATCAAAATGGAAATATCTGCTGGATTGACACCAGAAATACGGCTAGCCTGACCAATCGTTTCTGGATTGATTTTCTTAAACTTCTGTCGTGCTTCTGTCGCAATCGAATCAATATCATCCCAGTCAATATTAGTTGGAATCCGCTTCTCTTCCATGCGCTTCATCTTTTCAACCTGATCAAGAGCTTTGGAAATATAGCCTTCGTACTTAATTTCTGTCTCAAGCAGCTCGATAATCTTCTCATCAAGCTCTTCTGCCGCTGGACCAATGAACTGAACCACATCTTGATAAGATACTTCCGGCCGCCGCATAAATTCTTTAGCAGTTACCGCATCTGTCAGAGGCTTAAAACCAAGCGCTTCTACCTTGGCATTGGTTTCCTTGACAGGTTTTAGCTTGATGGATTCCAAACGCTTCATTTCATTATCAAATTGATTCTTTTTAATCTCGAAACGAGCCCAGCGCTCATCATCTACCAGACCAATTTCTCGGCCTATCTCTGTCAAACGCATATCAGCATTGTCATGACGGAGAATCAAACGGTACTCTGCTCGGCTGGTCAAGAGTCGATAAGGTTCTACGGTCCCCTTGGTCACCAAATCATCAATCATAACTCCAATGTAACCGTCACTGCGTTTCAGAATCAGCTCTGGCTTACCTTGGACTTTCAAGGCCGCATTAATACCAGCGATAATCCCTTGACCTGCAGCTTCTTCATAGCCAGAAGTCCCATTAGTTTGACCTGCTGTAAAGAGCCCAGAAATTTTCTTAGTTTCCAAGGTTGCCCGCAACTGGTGGGGCATAATCATATCGTACTCAATAGCATAGCCTGTCCGCATCATCTCAGCATTTTCTAGACCTTTGATAGAGTGAACCAAGTCCTTTTGTACATCTTCTGGCAGACTGGTTGACAGCCCCTGCACATAAACTTCTTCCGTATCACGGCCCTCAGGCTCTAAGAAAAGTTGGTGACGCTCTTTGTCTGCAAAACGGACAATCTTATCCTCAATAGACGGGCAATAACGTGGCCCCACACCCTTGACTACTCCTGAAAACATAGGCGCCCGATGCAGGTTATTTTGGATAATCTCATGACTTTCGGCATTGGTATAAGTCAACCAGCAAGGAACTTGGTCTTTTACATAGTCCTCGTCACGAGACGTATAAGAAAAATGATTGGCTTTTTCATCACCTGGCTGAATCTCAGTTACATCATAATTGATAGATGACGCCTTGACACGCGGAGGCGTTCCGGTTTTAAAACGACCAATTTCAAAACCTAGATCCCGCAGGTTATCTGCTAAAGGAATAGCTGCCAGACTGTGGTTAGGACCTGATGAATACTTGAGATCACCAATGATAATTTCTCCCCGCAAGGCTGTTCCAGTCGTAACAATAACAGCTTTAGCCGCATACTCCTGATGAGTCGCTGTCTTAACCCCAATTACCTTACCATCTTCTACCAAGATTTCATTAATCATAGTTTGCCGCAAGGTCAGATTTTCTTGATTTTCGACAGTCTTCCGCATTTCTTTGGAGTAGACTTCCTTATCCGCCTGCGCCCGAAGAGCCCGAACTGCAGGTCCCTTACCCGTGTTGAGCATCTTCATCTGGATATAGCTCTTGTCAATATTCTTGGCCATCTCACCGCCCAAAGCATCGACTTCACGAACGACAATGCCTTTTGCAGACCCTCCGATAGATGGATTGCAGGGCATAAAAGCCAGCATTTCAATATTAAGAGTTGCCAGCAGAACTTTACAGCCCATTCGACTGGCAGCCAGAGATGCCTCAACTCCGGCGTGGCCTGCCCCAATCACAACAATATCATAACTTTCAGTAAAATTGTATGTCATTTTCTTTTTCCCTCATTTTTTCACCAAAAAAGGCCAAGTCTCTAGAAGTGCAGGACAAAAAAGCCTGCAACATCCATGAGCTTTGACCATCATAGGTATTGCTTATCTCATTGTAGCAGATTGTACTAAATTGTCAATCTAAATGTACTGTAAGACTTGACCATTCTTATAAGCTCTGTCAATCAAGCCACCACCTAAGCATTCATCTCCATCATAGAAGACGACTGCTTGCCCTGGAGTAATAGCCCTTTGTGGTTGATCGAAGTTGACAACTGCCTTGTCACCCTTTACAGTAACTGTCACCTTGGAATCCGGCTGACGATAACGGAACTTAGCTGTACATTCCATAGTAAATTCTTCTGGCATTTCTTTTGTGAAATGAACCTGACTAGCGTCAAGACTGGTTGACATTAAGTTGTCATGGTAAAAGCCTTGACCCACATAAAGAATATTTTGGCTGAGGTCTTTTCCAACCACAAACCAAGGCTCATTATCTCCGCCGTGCTGACCACCAATTCCAAGACCACCTCGCTGGCCAATGGTATAATACATCAAACCAGCATGCTGGCCCATATCTTGGCCTTCCATAGTCATCATGCGACCAGGCTGGGCTGGTAAGTATTGACTCAGAAATTCTTTAAAATTCTTCTCACCAATGAAGCAAATACCTGTCGAGTCTTTTTTCTTAGCTGTAGCTAAACCAGCTCTTTCAGCAATTGCTCGAACTTCTGGCTTTTCTAAATGACCCAGAGGAAACATGGTCTTTTGCAGTTGTTCCTGAGACAGCTGACTCAGAAAATAAGTCTGATCCTTATTGTTGTCCTTGCCACGCAGCATGTGAACCAAGCCATCTTGGTCTCTCTTCACCTGAGCATAGTGACCCGTTGCAACGTAATCAGCACCCAGTGTCAAGGCATAGTCAAGGAAGGCTTTAAACTTAATTTCCTTGTTACACATGACATCTGGATTTGGAGTCCTACCAGCTCGGTATTCCGCCAAGAAGTATTCAAAAACGCGATCCCAGTACTCTTTCTCAAAGTTGACAGAGTAGTAAGGAATGCCAATCTGATCTGCAACAGCAGCTACATCCTTGTAGTCTTCTGTGGCTGTGCAGACACCAAATTCATCTGTATCGTCCCAGTTTTTCATGAAGATGCCAATCACATCGTAACCTTGCTCTTTTAAGAGCAAAGCAGTTACTGACGAATCGACACCTCCACTCATACCAACAACGACACGAGTCTTAGAGTTATCACTCATTGTGTTCTCCCATCTTTTCGTTATTTCACGATTGAAGGTCGTGCTGTGCTTTCAACGATTGAAGGTCGCTTGAGCAAGCCCTATTATAGCATGAAAGGACTAGGAAAACAAATCAGAAATTCGATTAGAATTACTGGCTGTAAATAATGTTTACAAAATTGTAAAGCCATTGATTTTCTCGCTCACTTTAATCTCTAACAACATTTTATAATATCCACTTTTAATTCATTTAAAAAATCAGCAGAAAGCCCTTAACTTTGTTATAATGAAAATAATAAATAAGCTGCAAGGAGAAATCATGACTTCACTAAGATTTCAATCTGTTTTTGATATTATTGGACCTGTGATGATAGGCCCATCAAGCAGTCATACAGCAGGCGCCGTCCGTATCGGAAAAATTGTCTCCTCTATTTTTAACGATGAGCCAACGGAAGTAGAATTCCAGCTCTTTAACTCTTTTGCCAAAACTTACCGAGGTCACGGAACTGACTTGGCTCTTGTAGCAGGGATTTTAGGTATGGATACAGATGATCCAGAGATTCCTAACAGCCTTGAAATCGCCCATAAACGTGGCATCAAGATTGTCTGGACCATTCAAAAGGATAGCAATGCTCCCCACCCCAATACGACAAAGATTACAGTTAAAAATGACCGTAAAACAATCAGTGTGACTGGAGTCTCTATCGGTGGCGGCAACATTCAAGTAACAGAGTTGAATGGCTTTTCAGTATCTCTGAGCATGAATACTCCGACCATCATTATTGTCCACCAGGATGTCCCAGGCATGATTGCCCATGTCACCGAAGCTCTGTCACGCTACAATATCAATATAGCTCAGATGAATGTCACCCGTGAGAAGGCTGGAGAAAAAGCGATTATGATTATTGAAGTTGACAGCCGCAGCTGCGAGGAAGCCATCAATGAAATTCGCAATATTCCTCATCTGCATAATGTGAATTTCTTTAAATAGGAGAAAATATGTTTTATTCCATCAAAGAATTGGTAGAGCAAGCTGACTTGGATTACCAAGGAAATGTTGCTGAATTGATGATTGCTACCGAGTATGAATTAACTGGTCGTGAAAGAGATGAAGTCCTACGACTGATGGATCGCAATCTGGAAGTCATGAAAGCCTCTGTCCTTCTTGGACTGGATGAGAGCAAGTCTCGCAGTGGATTGACTGGCGGAGACGCAGCAAAACTTGATCACTATATTCAGTCAGGAAAGGCTTTGTCAGACCACACTGTGCTGACTGCTGCCAAAAATGCCATCGCTGTAAATGAACACAATGCTAAAATGGGACTGGTTTGTGCAACACCTACTGCCGGCAGCGCTGGCTGTCTGCCGGCTGTTCTTACATCAGCCATTGAAAAATTAGGACTCTCAGAAGAAGAACAGCTAAACTTTCTATTAGCTGCAGGCGCTTTTGGCCTAGTTATTGCCAATAACGCCTCAATTTCGGGTGCTGAAGGTGGCTGTCAAGCTGAGGTTGGCTCCGCTTCTGCTATGAGTGCAGCTGCTTTAGTTCTAGCTGCTGGAGGTTCACCTTTTCAAGCCAGTCAAGCTATTTGTTTTGTCATTAAAAACATGCTGGGCTTGATTTGTGATCCAGTAGCTGGTTTAGTGGAGGTGCCTTGTGTCAAGCGAAATGCTATGGGAGCCAGTTACGCCTTTATTGCAGCTGATATGGCTCTTGCGGGAATCGAATCTAAAATTCCTGTTGACGAAGTCATTGACGCCATGTATCAAGTCGGGTCAAGTCTGCCTACTGCTTTCAGAGAAACAGCTGAAGGCGGCTTAGCCACAACACCAACAGGCCGCAGACTTTCAAAAGAAATCTTTGGAGAATAATCTTGACAAATTTGTCAAGGTGATTTACTAGATAGTAAACAAGGAGACAAGATGAGTCATTTGAAATATATCTTCTTTGATTTGGATGGAACCCTAGTTGACAGTTCAAAGGGCATCCAAGAATCCTTTAAGTACAGCTTCAAACAACTTGGAAAAGAGTGCCCTGAAGAAAGTATTATAAAAAGTTTTATGGGCCCTCCTCTGGAAGTAAGCTTCGCCTCTGTTCTTGAAGAAAGCCAAGTTCCAGAAGCAATTAACTATTACCGCAGCTTCTATAAGGAAAAAGGCATCTGGGATGTCCGTCTCTATGAGGGGATACCAGAATTGCTGACACAGTTAAAAGAAGCAGGCTATCAGATTTATGTGACAACCAGTAAGAATCAACCCACAGCACAAGATTTATTAGCAAATCTAGCTATCTCTGAGCAATTTGATAATATTTTTGGCTCACTGCCAGATTCATTTCACAAAGCAGATGTTCTGCGCCGAGCTCTGCGAACACTGGATGCAAATTCAGAAGAAACCATAATTATAGGCGATACAAAGTTTGATATAATTGGCGGTAAAGAAGTAGGAATCTCAACTCTGGGAGTTCTTTGGGGCTTTGGCAGCCAAAAAGAGTTACTAGAAAATGGAGCAGATTTGCTGGCTAATTCTCCCAAGCATATTTTAAAAATATTGAAAGAACACTTTTTATAGCTTTACACAGCTGTCAATATAGATAAGATTGCTACCTTTAAATATTTATCTACACTATCATTTTCTGCTTATAAATTGTCAACTTTATGTAAACTAAAAAAACCACATAAATCTGTGGTTTTTTATTTCTATCTTAGTAACCCCAAGCTGAAAGTCCTTGAGCGCTATAGGCGCTATATGCTGATTGGATTTGATCATCAACAGTAGCTGTTGAACCCCAACCTGGCATTGTTTGGAAAAGACCACTAGCACCTGAAGGGTTGTAAGCATCTACTTGACCATTTGATTCACGTGCAATAATAGCTTCCCAAGTTGATGCAGGAACACCTGTCATTTCTGCCATACGTGATGCTGCATAAGAGCCAGTTGCACCAGCGGTATTACCATTGCTAAGTACAAGGCCTCCTGAAGGTGCTGCTGAATTAGCTGTTGCTGCAGGTGCTGCATAATTATTTACGGGAGTTGCAGTTGCTGCTACGCTTGTTTCAGACGTTTTGGCACTATTTCCAAGTTCCAAGATTTGACCAACACGGATGTGATTTGGATCGGCAATCTTGTTTAACTCTACTAATTTCTCAAGAGTTGTATTTTTTTCGTTAGCAATAGCTGATAAAGTATCACCAGCTTCAACTGTATAGGTCTCAGCATTTGCAATACCTGAAACTAAGAAAGCCGCTGCAGCGACTGCACCTGTTAAAGTCCATTTTGCTGTTTTTTTGTTCATTAAAATGTAATTCTCCTTTCGGTGATAATACTATCTTACACATAAAATATTACCAAAAAGTTACATTACCAAGTCAAACGTTACAAGAACATTTAGTTTAGACGTTAAAAACAGACTTTTAGAGCTTTTTTGCCAAATATTTTCTTTGACGAAGCAAAAAATAGACAGGTTTAACTTATACTATTCTCTAAAAACACTTTAAACTGCAGGTCAGTTTTTCAATATATAAAGCAGAATACCTAATATAAGTAAGCTAATAATAGCCATGCTGTCATTTCTTTTCCATGCCAAACGGCGAAAACGTGTCCGCCCTTCACCTCCATTATATCCACGCGCTTCCATGGCAATTGCTAGAGCATCTGCCCTTTTAAAACTGGAAGCAAACAAAGGGATTAGAATGGGAATAATAGATTTAACCTTTTGAACAAGCTTTCCCTCGCCAAAGTCAACACCACGCGCCCTCTGGGCGTTCATAATCCGAGTAGTATCATCCATCAAAGTTGGAACGAAGCGCAGGCTCATAGAGAGCATCAGGCCAATCTCATGTGCTGGCACCTTGAAAACCTTCAGAGGTTTCAGCAAAGACTCAACCGCATCGGACAAGCTTAAGGGAGTTGTTGTCAGAGTCAGAAGAGTAGAAAAGAAAATAATCAGAATAAAGCGACTAAAAATAATACCAGCCTGTGACAGTCCTGCTTCTGTAATTCTGATAAAAGCGAACTGAAAAATTGTAGCGCCTCCCGAGGTCAAAAACAGCTGGAACAAGGTGGTAAAAGCTATGATAAAAACCATGGACTGGATACCTTTTAAAAAGAACTTCAAAGGAACCTTAGACAGCAAGACCAAACTAAAAACGAAAACAAACAACAGCAGATTGGTCACAAGATTATTGGCCCAGAAAATTAATAGAATAAAAAGAAACATCGCTAGCAACTTGCTCCGCGGATCCAAACGATGAATAATTGAATTTCCGGGAATATAGCGGCCTAAAATCAACTTATCCATGCAAGATCTCCTTGAATTCTTCAATTGTAATAGGATAGTGCGAGAAGGTCATCCCTTTCTCCGCCAATTCGTGAGCAAATTTTGTAATCTTAGGAACACCCAATTGAATACTCTCCATAAAATCCAAATCCTGAAAGACCTGAGCAGGCTGACCGCTCTTGACGACTCTGCCCTTATCTAAAACATAGACTGTATCAGCAAAGTTGGCTACATCATCCATTAGGTGAGTTACCAAAACAATGGTCATACCGGCTCGATGCAGCTCTTCAAAGAGCCTCATTAGTTCTTTTCGACCAGATGGATCAAGTCCTGCTGTCGGCTCATCCAAAACCAAGATATCAGGCTCCATGGCCAGTATACCTGCTATGGCCACCCTGCGCATCTGGCCACCAGAAAGTTCGAAAGGACTGCGGTTGAACAAATCCTCAGAAATTCCGACTAAGTGCAGCTTTTCACGCGCCAAAGCTTCGGCTTCTTCCTTAGAAACACCAAAATTCTGAGGACCAAAAGCCACATCTTTCAAAACTGTTTCATCAAAAACTTGACTTTCCGGAAATTGAAAGACTAGACCGACCTTCTTGCGCACCTGTTTAATGTCTTTATTGACAGAATCAGCTGTGATGACTGTACTGCCTACTTCAACACTGCCCTGATTGGGAACCAGTAAGCCATTTAAAAGCTGGAGAATGGTTGACTTACCGCTACCTGTGTGGCCGATAAGAGCGGTATAGCTACCCGATTTTATCTCCAAATCCACTCCAAAAAGCGCTGGTCCCTCAAAAGGGGTGCCAGCTTGATAAGTATAACTTACATTTTTGAGAGTAATGCCCATAATTGATCCTGCAATTCTTTTTCTGTTAAGTAAGAGTCTGGCAGAGGAAGCCCTGACTGACGTAAAGCCGCCTTTACCTGATTGACAAATGGCTGATCCAATCCTAGCTCTTCCAAATCTTCTCGAGAAAAAAGTTCTCTCGGGGTAGCGGTAGATTCAACCTGACCCTCCTTCATGACCAAAACACGGTCGCTTAAGGCTATTTCATCTAGGTCATGAGTGATAGAAATGACGGTCAGCTGATTCTTATCTTTAATTTTTTTCACGGTCTGAATAAGATCCAAACGCCCCTCTGGATCCAGCATACTGGTTGCTTCATCCAAAATAATAATATCCGGTCTCAGAGCTACCACACCTGCAACAGCTACCCGCTGTTTCTGGCCTCCAGAAAGACGAGCTGGTTCACGCTCCTTAAAATCCTGCATACCGACAAGCTCTAATGCCTGCTGGACTCGCTCTACCATCAGATCATAGGCTAGCCCTTGATTTTCCAAACCAAAGGCTACATCGTCTTCTACAGTTGCTCCAACAAACTGATTATCTGGATTTTGGAATACCATACCAATCTGTCTGCGTTTTTCCCAGACATTTTCAGCTGTTAGCTTATCGCCTGAGATAATAATATCTCCGCTTTCCGCTTCTAAAAGACCGTCAATCAAACGAACTGTGGTTGATTTTCCGCTGCCATTATGACCGACAATGGATAGC
Protein-coding sequences here:
- a CDS encoding energy-coupling factor transporter transmembrane protein EcfT; protein product: MDKLILGRYIPGNSIIHRLDPRSKLLAMFLFILLIFWANNLVTNLLLFVFVFSLVLLSKVPLKFFLKGIQSMVFIIAFTTLFQLFLTSGGATIFQFAFIRITEAGLSQAGIIFSRFILIIFFSTLLTLTTTPLSLSDAVESLLKPLKVFKVPAHEIGLMLSMSLRFVPTLMDDTTRIMNAQRARGVDFGEGKLVQKVKSIIPILIPLFASSFKRADALAIAMEARGYNGGEGRTRFRRLAWKRNDSMAIISLLILGILLYILKN
- a CDS encoding LysM peptidoglycan-binding domain-containing protein codes for the protein MNKKTAKWTLTGAVAAAAFLVSGIANAETYTVEAGDTLSAIANEKNTTLEKLVELNKIADPNHIRVGQILELGNSAKTSETSVAATATPVNNYAAPAATANSAAPSGGLVLSNGNTAGATGSYAASRMAEMTGVPASTWEAIIARESNGQVDAYNPSGASGLFQTMPGWGSTATVDDQIQSAYSAYSAQGLSAWGY
- a CDS encoding HAD family hydrolase, translated to MSHLKYIFFDLDGTLVDSSKGIQESFKYSFKQLGKECPEESIIKSFMGPPLEVSFASVLEESQVPEAINYYRSFYKEKGIWDVRLYEGIPELLTQLKEAGYQIYVTTSKNQPTAQDLLANLAISEQFDNIFGSLPDSFHKADVLRRALRTLDANSEETIIIGDTKFDIIGGKEVGISTLGVLWGFGSQKELLENGADLLANSPKHILKILKEHFL
- a CDS encoding energy-coupling factor transporter ATPase; translation: MGITLKNVSYTYQAGTPFEGPALFGVDLEIKSGSYTALIGHTGSGKSTILQLLNGLLVPNQGSVEVGSTVITADSVNKDIKQVRKKVGLVFQFPESQVFDETVLKDVAFGPQNFGVSKEEAEALAREKLHLVGISEDLFNRSPFELSGGQMRRVAIAGILAMEPDILVLDEPTAGLDPSGRKELMRLFEELHRAGMTIVLVTHLMDDVANFADTVYVLDKGRVVKSGQPAQVFQDLDFMESIQLGVPKITKFAHELAEKGMTFSHYPITIEEFKEILHG
- a CDS encoding energy-coupling factor transporter ATPase encodes the protein MTTSREVPISLKIPLNNMENIIEVRNLKYKYDSESENYTLNDVSFQVKKGEWLSIVGHNGSGKSTTVRLIDGLLEAESGDIIISGDKLTAENVWEKRRQIGMVFQNPDNQFVGATVEDDVAFGLENQGLAYDLMVERVQQALELVGMQDFKEREPARLSGGQKQRVAVAGVVALRPDIIILDEATSMLDPEGRLDLIQTVKKIKDKNQLTVISITHDLDEIALSDRVLVMKEGQVESTATPRELFSREDLEELGLDQPFVNQVKAALRQSGLPLPDSYLTEKELQDQLWALLSKM